From the genome of Neodiprion pinetum isolate iyNeoPine1 chromosome 3, iyNeoPine1.2, whole genome shotgun sequence, one region includes:
- the Vps37B gene encoding vacuolar protein sorting-associated protein 37B gives MCNQEPDIVATLGLLSHLNNEELKELLNDDDKFEEIVKDVKQFKDQDTEKEMLLASNRSMAEFNLSNKPKLEEGKQAIRELSEKGSRLCTSVMEKLDQLKEQSGTMTVDTALALLQASAAEIEEESEKIQGKFMNEEMEVDEFLEQFLTRRKLMHLRKVKVDKMKELMLKPCPSSSGILGYPTSGNFPGMGPSVPYPTGVIGMPMPVPPVYRPF, from the exons ATGTGCAATCAGGAGCCCGACATAGTGGCAACATTAGGATTGCTCTCTCATTTAAACAACGAGGAGCTGAAAGAGTTGTTGAACGACGATGACAAGTTCGAGGAGATTGTCAAAGATGTCAAACAG TTCAAGGATCAAGATACTGAAAAGGAGATGCTTTTGGCTAGTAATAGGTCCATGGCAGAGTTCAATCTTTCCAATAAACCGAAATTAGAAGAAGGCAAACAAGCAATAAGGGAACTCAGCGAGAAGGGAAGCAGACTCTGTACGAGTGTTATGGAAAAGCTAGATCAGCTGA AGGAACAGTCAGGCACGATGACTGTTGATACAGCTTTGGCCCTACTTCAAGCATCTGCAGCGGAAATCGAAGAAGAGTCAGAG aaaatacaAGGAAAGTTTATGAATGAAGAAATGGAGGTGGATGAATTTTTGGAGCAATTTTTGACGCGCCGTAAGCTGATGCACTTGCGAAAAGTGAAAGTTGACAAAATGAAGGAGCTAATGCTAAAGCCTTGTCCTTCATCCTCTGGAATCTTAGGGTATCCTACCTCTGGCAACTTCCCAGGGATGGGACCTTCTGTTCCATATCCTACAGGTGTCATAGGAATGCCCATGCCTGTTCCGCCAGTATATCGGCCCTTTTAA
- the emb gene encoding exportin-1: protein MATLAEQASKLLDFNQKLDITLLDNIVGCMYTGVGEQQRVAQEVLTTLKEHPDAWTRVDTILEYSQNQQTKYYALQILEQVIKTRWKVLPRNQCEGIKKYIVGLIIKTSSDLETMEASKVYLNKLNMILVQVLKREWPKNWESFIGDIVGASKTNESLCQNNMAILKLLSEEVFDFSSGQMTQTKAKHLKDTMCSEFSQIFQLCQFVMDNSQNVPLVAVTLETLLRFLNWIPLGYIFETKLINTLVFKFLNVPIFRNVTLKCLTEIAAVTVTSYDEMFVVLFANTMQQLEQMLSLETNIRDAYAVGQDQEQNFIQNLAMFLCTYLKEHGPLVEKKQLNETLLKALHYLVLISEVEEVEIFKICLEYWNGLAADLYRENPFTTPSPLFVNKNNLAIPPRRLFYFPVLTKVRYIMISRMAKPEEVLVVENENGEVVREFMKDTDSINLYKNMRETLVYLTHLDYVDTERVMTEKLQNQVNGTEWSWKNLNTLCWAIGSISGAMHEEDEKRFLVTVIKDLLGLCEQKKGKDNKAIIASNIMYVVGQYPRFLRAHWKFLKTVVNKLFEFMHETHDGVQDMACDTFIKIALKCRRHFVTIQVGEAMPFIEEILSTISSIICDLQTQQVHTFYEAVGYMISAQVDTCVQEQLIEKYMLLPNQVWDDIISQASKNVDILKNQEAVKQLASILKTNVRACKALGHPYVMQLGRIYLDMLNVYKVMSENITAAIALNGEMVMKQPLIKSMRVVKKETLKLISDWVSRSNDHQMVLENFIPPLLDAVLLDYQKTNVHCAREPEVLGAMATIVNKLEAHITSEVPKIFDAVFECTLEMINKDFEEFPEHRTNFFLLLQAVNSHCFPAFLSIPPAQFKLVLDSIIWAFKHTMRNVADTGLQILYQLIQNLEMHNQAAQSFYQTYFTDILQHIFSVVTDTSHTAGLTMHATILAYMFTLVELGRIQVPLGPVPDNTLYVQEFVASLLRAAFPHLSDNQIKITVQGLFNLDQDIPAFKEHLRDFLVQIREYTGEDDTDLYLEERETALRNAQRVKRRQQMAVPGILNPHEMPEEMQD, encoded by the exons ATGGCGACACTTGCAGAGCAAGCGTCCAAGTTATTGGACTTCAACCAAAAGCTGGACATCACGCTCCTGGATAATATAGTCGGATGCATGTATACTGGGGTTGGTGAACAACAGCGTGTTGCTCAGGAAGTGCTAACCACCCTCAAAGAACATCCAGATGCGTGGACACGAGTTGACACCATCTTAGAATACTCACAG AATCAACAAACAAAGTACTACGCACTACAGATCTTAGAGCAGGTTATCAAGACACGGTGGAAAGTTCTACCAAGGAATCAATGTGAGGGTATTAAAAAGTATATTGTCGGGTTGATCATCAAAACTAGTAGCGACCTGGAAACAATGGAGGCCTCTAAGGTCTACTTAAACAAGCTGAATATGATCCTTGTGCag GTTCTAAAACGAGAATGGCCAAAGAACTGGGAATCCTTCATAGGTGACATTGTGGGTGCCAGTAAAACCAACGAAAGCTTATGTCAGAATAATATGGCTATTCTGAAACTTCTCAGCGAAGAAGTGTTTGACTTTTCAAGTGGTCAGATGACGCAGACAAAGGCTAAGCACTTGAAGGATACAATGTGTAGCGAGTTCTCTCAAATATTCCAGCTTTGTCAATTTGTCATGGACAACTCACAGAATGTTCCTCTAGTTGCTGTTACCCTCGAAACTCTTCTCAGATTCCTCAACTGGATTCCACTTGGATACATATTTGAAACCAAGTTGATCAACACCCTAGTTTTCAAG tttttgaaCGTGCCGATATTTCGTAATGTTACATTAAAGTGTTTAACTGAAATAGCTGCAGTCACAGTAACAAGCTACGACGAGATGTTTGTGGTTTTGTTCGCTAACACAATGCAGCAATTGGAGCAAATGCTTTCACTTGAAACGAATATCCGTGATGCGTATGCTGTAGGACAGGACCAAGAACAGAATTTCATTCAGAACTTGGCGATGTTTCTGTGCACATATCTAAAAGAACATGGGCCGcttgttgaaaaaaagcaaCTGAATGAAACACTTTTAAAAGCTCTTCATTACCTTGTGCTGATTTCCGAAGTCGAAGAAGTTGagatattcaaaatatgttTGGAATATTGGAATGGACTGGCTGCCGATTTGTACAGAGAAAACCCATTCACTACGCCATCGCCTTTgttcgtaaataaaaataatttagccATACCCCCACGAAGGCTATTTTATTTCCCTGTGCTGACCAAGGTTCGGTATATTATGATCAGTCGAATGGCTAAGCCTGAAGAAGTATTGGTAGTGGAAAACGAAAATGGCGAAGTCGTCAGAGAATTCATGAAAGATACTGACTCAATCAACCTCTACAAAAACATGAGGGAGACCTTAGTTTATCTAACGCATCTCGACTATGTTGACACAGAGAGAGTTATGACCGAAAAATTACAGAACCAAGTCAATGGTACGGAGTGGTCTTGGAAGAATCTCAATACC TTATGCTGGGCAATTGGGAGTATCTCAGGTGCGATGCACGAGGAGGATGAAAAACGATTCTTAGTAACGGTAATCAAGGACTTGCTTGGATTGTGCGAGCAGAAGAAAGGCAAAGATAACAAAGCAATCATTGCAAGTAACATTATGTACGTTGTGGGCCAATATCCAAGATTTTTGAGAGCCCATTGGAAATTTCTGAAGACTGTTGTCAATAAGCTATTCGAATTCATGCATG AAACACACGATGGAGTACAAGATATGGCCTGTGATACTTTTATCAAAATAGCATTGAAGTGCAGAAGACATTTCGTAACTATTCAGGTTGGCGAAGCTATGCCATTTATCGAAGAAATACTGTCTACGATCAGCAGTATTATTTGCGATCTACAAACCCAGCAG gTGCACACGTTTTACGAGGCAGTTGGCTACATGATTAGTGCTCAAGTTGATACATGTGTACAGGAACAGCTTATAGAGAAATATATGCTTTTGCCTAATCAAGTTTGGGATGACATAATTAGTCAAGCATCAAAG aatgtCGATATATTGAAGAATCAAGAAGCTGTCAAGCAGCTTGCTAGCATCCTAAAAACAAACGTTCGAGCTTGCAAAGCTCTCGGACATCCTTACGTCATGCAGCTAGGAAGAATATATTTAGATATGTTAAATGTTTACAAG GTTATGAGTGAAAACATAACTGCAGCAATAGCTTTAAATGGAGAAATGGTTATGAAACAGCCGTTGATCAAAAGTATGAGAGTTGTCAAAAAGGAAACGTTAAAATTAATCTCAGATTGGGTCAGCAGATCAAACGATCATCAAATG gttttggaaaatttcataCCTCCATTATTGGACGCAGTCTTGCTTGATTATCAGAAGACAAATGTGCACTGTGCTCGGGAGCCCGAAGTACTGGGTGCAATGGCTACTATTGTCAACAAATTAGAGGCGCACATCACAAGCGAAgtacccaaaatttttgacgCTGTTTTCGAATGCACTCTTGAAATGATTAATAAAGACTTCGAAGAATTCCCTGAACACCGAACAAACTTCTTCCTATTACTGCAG GCAGTGAATAGCCACTGTTTCCCTGCATTCCTGTCAATCCCTCCAGCTCAGTTTAAGCTGGTTCTTGACTCCATTATTTGGGCATTTAAGCACACAATGAGAAATGTCGCAGATACTGGACTACAAATACTTTATCAGCTCATACAAAACCTTGAGATGCATAATCAAGCAGCACAGAGTTTTTATCAAACATACTTTACTGACATTCTACAACACATATTCAGTGTCGTAACAGACACCTCGCACACAGCTG GTTTGACGATGCATGCAACGATTCTGGCGTACATGTTTACGTTAGTAGAATTAGGAAGGATTCAAGTGCCACTAGGACCTGTACCAGATAATACGTTATATGTTCAAGAATTTGTAGCAAGTTTATTAAGAGCCGCATTTCCACATCTAAGTGATAATCAGATAAAGATCACGGTGCAGGGCCTATTTAATCTTGACCAAGACATACCTGCATTTAAGGAGCATCTTAGGGACTTCCTCGTTCAAATTCGA GAATACACGGGTGAAGATGACACAGATTTGTACTTGGAAGAGCGGGAAACGGCCCTACGAAATGCGCAGAGAGTTAAGAGACGACAGCAAATGGCAGTGCCGGGTATCCTCAATCCTCACGAGATGCCTGAGGAGATGCAGGACTGA